CCGACGCTGCGGTCGACGCCAGCAGCAACCGGCTCAAAGAATCGCTCGTGCACGATCCCGACTCCGAGCAGATTGGCGTGCAACCGGTTGCTACGGTGACACTCGAGGACGGGCAGAAGACGATCGTGTTCGAGGGAGAAGCACTGGTGCAGTTCCTGCGAGACGTGGCCGACGACGATGTCGCGTTCATCCTGAAAGCGACCATGCCGGCGGAACGTGCAGGGACGCCCGCAACGTTTTTCCATTCGCGTGAGGCGGATGATGGCCTGCGGCCAACCCTCGCTTGGGACTGACCCTCAGTCGGCCAAGTCACGACACTGTAAAAGCAAACGGGCCGTCTTCAACGTTTCCTGAGTGCCAAACGTGCCGTCGCCCTCCCCCGCGACGGCCGACAACAACTGTTGCTCCAACGGTGCCGCACTCGGCAGTTCCACGACACGCAGCGCCTTGTCGGTCGTAACGGTGCAAGCGCCGTCACGCACCTCGACTTCACCGCCCTGGCAGCGGACGATCAGCCGATCATCGCCGTGGGTACCGAACCCCGTCGGTCGGGCCAGGTCGGCGTGGGCGATTGCGGTGCCGCCGTCAGCAAGGGCGAACGTCGCGACGGCGTGATCCTCCGCGGGGGCGATGTTTGCCGAACCTGCGTTGCCGTGCCGGGCGCTGATCGGTGTGAGTGGGCCACACACGAACCGCAACGCGTCGATGCCGTGTGACGCTACCCAGAGCATTGTGCCGCCATACAGGGTCCGCTCCTTGTAGAACGCCGGCCGGTTGCCCAGCGGATAGGTCTTCTGCGCCACCGCCAACACCATCTGCCCAAGCTCGCCGGATTGCACCAGTTCGCGCGCTGCCAGCAGTGCCGGCTGGGCTCGCCAATCGAATTCGGTCACGATCATGCCGCCGAGCTGTTCCAGTAGTTCGAGCTGTTCCCAGGTGGCCGCCGCAGGTTTGTCAGTGACAACAGGCAGGCCGAGGCGACGTGCCGCCGCCGTGTAATCACCGGCACGGCCGTACACGCTACCGACGCTAACGACGTCCGGTTGGTGCCGCTCGATTGCCGAGGCGAGGTCGCCCGCGTGAACCGAAAAGCCAACCCGCTCGGCCATCGCTTCCGCCGCGCCCGGCGCATCCGGATCGATCACGATAAGCCCCAAGCCCGGCGACCTCACCGCCCGACGGAGGTAGTGATGACCCGACCCACCAACGAAGAGAATGCGCGGTTGCCGCATGACCTGAGCATATCCGACGAAACCTACGCTCCGGCTTGTATCCCACGGGCTTCGCGTTCAAGCTGATAAAGTATCTGGACGAACGTGCTTCAGATGCCGCGGGACGAGGACACCCATGCCGAGGGACGCACCACCCTTGCCGGCGTGTTTGCCCCCGACGCGGCGGCGCATGCTGAGATGATAACCGAACTCGCCACAGCCGGCGTCACTGCCTTTGACAGCTATGACGAACTGCTCGCAACCGACCTCGACGCGGTTTGGTTGCCGGTGCCGATCCACCTGCATTGATCCCTCGCCGAGCGCGCGGTCTTGGCGGGAAAGACGGTCATGCTCGAGAAGCCAGTGGCCGGCTGCATTCAGGAACACGACGCAATCGCCAACTTTGTCAATGACAACAACGGCCGCGTCCTCATTGGATTTCAAGACATCTACCGCCACGTCACGCACGAACTGAAGCGACGTCTGCTGGCCGGTGACTTCGGTCGACCGAAGGCCGTTTCGGTTGCAGGCGTCTGGCCGAGACACGATGCGTACTACAGCCGAAACACCTGGGCCGGCGCTCTAAGCGCGAAGGCCAGTGGGTGTTGGACAGCCCTCTGAACAACGCGCTGGCTCACTGTGCCAACCTCGCATTCTTCCTGCTCGGGCCAACGCAAGCAGAAACAGCGGGGATATGCGCTGTCGAGGCCAGCCCTTGGCGAGCACGACCGTCGATCGAGCACGACTCGCCCGCGCGCTCGGTGCCGTCGCCACCGGCGAAGGTGCGACGGATTTATGTCACAATCTGTCTTATCGCGCGTCACCCAGATACCCGGCTCAGTGCAGCACACGACAGCCAAGAAGAACAAATACACCAATGAAACGCCGCTTTCCGGGGAGGAAAGCGAAAAGGCCGGAGCGGGATTCGAACCCGCGGATCACGGTTAATGCAACCGGTCCATAATTCACCACTTGTGACGATGACGGTGAAGCGTGTGACGAAATCTGTGCCAATGTAGACACCGAACTTACCACTGTCGTTAAAGCGTGGCCGTGCCTCCCGCGGCACATTCGCGGCGGCGCTAACTGCGCTGGTCGCGACGGCAAATGCCACGACCGGTTTTGAAACACCCCGTGTGAAGGCAAAGCAGTCTTGCGGTGATGCTTCGATTAGTTAGGTTGTGATGTCAACGATAGAGGGCCACCGATTTCTGCCACCGAGACCAGCGATAATGTAAGCGAGATGGCAGCGTTTTCGACTGAGCAGCTTCCACACGACTTTGCCGCCGAGAGCCACATAGAGAGGCGCTTGCGGGAACAACTCGCCGGTCTCAAGTACAAAGTTCGCGACGACATCACCGACCGCTACGGCATTGAGTGCAACTTCCGCCGCCACTTCGAAGCCCTCAACCGCTGCACGCTCACCGACGGCGAGTTTAAGCGCCTTCTCCGCGACATCGTCACGCCCGACGTCTTCGCCGCCTCCAAGACGCTTCGCGCCAAGCACAGCTTCGAACGCGACGACGGAACCCCGCTCAACTACACGCTTGTCGACCTGAAGGACTGGTGCAAGAACACCTACGAGCTTGTCACGCAGCTACGCATCAACACCGACAACAGCCACCACCGCTACGACGTCATCCTACTCGTCAACGGCCTGCCGCTCGTGCAGATCGAGCTCAAGCGGCACGGCACTAGCCCAAAGCGGGCCATCGAGCAGATCGTCGGCTACAAGAACGATCCCGGCAACGGCTACGCCTCCACGCTGCTCTGCTTCATGCAGCTCTTCGTCGTCAGCAACGACACCGAGACGTTCTACTTCACCAACAACGACGCCAAGCACTTCCGCTTCAACGCCGAGGAGCGGTTCCTGCCGGTCTACCGCTGGGCCGACCGCGACAACAAGCCGATCACGGGCCTGCACAAGTTCGCCGATACGTTTCTGCCCAAATGCGTGCTTGGCCGAATGATCAGCCGGTACACCGTGCTGCTCGAGACCGAGCAGAAGCTGCTCATGATGCGGCCGTACCAGATCTACGCCGTCGAACGCATCCTCGACCGCATCGAGCACAACTCCGGCAACGGCTACATCTGGCACACCACCGGCAGCGGCAAGACCCTCACCAGCTTCAAAGCCTCCACCCTCCTCCGCGACGACGACCGCATCGCCAAGTGCCTGTTCGTCGTCGACCGCAAGGACCTCGACAAACAGACCCGCGACGAGTTCAACCGCTTCCAGCCCGGCAGCGTCGAGGAAAACACCAGCACCGCCACCCTCGTCAAACGACTGCTCTCGACCGACAAGGCTGACAAGGTCATCGTCACCACGATCCAGAAGCTGGCCCTGGCCCTCAACGAAGCCAGTAAGCGGAACAAGCAGCGGATCAACAAGGGCAAGCGCTCGTACGCCGACATGCTCGCGCCAATGAGCGACGAGCGGATGGCCATTATCTTCGACGAGTGTCATCGCTCGCAGTTCGGCGATAACCACCAGACCATCAAGGAGTTCTTCCCCCGCGCCCAGCTCTTCGGCTTCACCGGCACGCCGATCTTCCCCAAGAACAGCACGGTCAAAAGAATCGACGGTGAGGAGAAAAAGCTCCGCACCACCGCCGACCTCTTCGGCCAGTGCCTGCACGAGTACACCATCACCAACGCCATCGAGGACCGCAACGTCCTGCGGTTCCATGTCGACTACTTCGGACGCTCCGACGGCGCGCGCCGCAAGTCCGGCGAAGCCAACCGGCAGGCCGTCGTCGACGAGATCCTGGACAAGCACGACCGCGCCACCGGCGACCGCCGGTTCAACGCGCTCTTCGCCACCGGCAGCATCAACGAAGCGATCGCCTACTACGACCTGTTCAACGCACTGCAGGCCGGGCGACGGCTGCAGGACGAACAGTTCAAGCCGCTGAAGATCGCCTGCGTGTTCTCCCCGCCCGGCAGCGTCAGCCAGGACGTCCGCCAGCTCCAGGAAGACCTGCCCCAAGAGCTGGCCGATTACCGCACGAACCCCGCCGAAAAGCTCGCCGCCCTCGAACGCATCATCACCGACTACAACGCCGCCTTCGGCACCAACCACGCGACCGCCGAGTTCGATCGCTACTACCAGGACGTCCAAAGCCGCATCAAGCTCCAGCAGGTGCCCGACGCCGACCTGCCGGACAAGGGGGCCGAAAAGGTCGACCTCGTCATCGTCGTCGACATGCTGCTCACCGGCTTCGACAGCAAGTACCTCAACACGCTTTACGTCGACAAGAACCTCAAACACCACGGCCTGATCCAGGCGTTCTCCCGCACCAACCGCGTCCTCAACGCCACCAAGCCCCACGGCCAGATCCTCGACTTCCGCGGCCAACAGCAACGCGTCGACGAAGCCGTCACGCTCTTCAGCGGCTCGACCGACCAGGAGCCCCGCACCATCTGGCTTGTCGACCCGGCCCCGAAAGTCATCGACGACCTCAAGGCCGCCAAGACCGACCTCGTCAACTTCCTTCAAAGCCAGGGCATCGACGCCACGCCCGAGGCCGTCGCGGGCCTCAAGGGCGATGACGCTCGCGCCCAGTTCGTCAAGCGGTTCAAGGAAGTCCAACGCCTCGCCGTCCAGCTCGACCAGTACACCGACCTCACCCCCGACCAAAAGGCCCAGGTCCGCGCCACGCTGCCCGAATCCGAGCAACAGGGGTTCAAGGGCGTCTACCTCTCCACCCGCCAACGCCTCATCGACCAGCAACGCCAAGCCGGCCTGACGGCGAAGGACAACGAGCCCGGTCAAGCCCAAGCGGCCGTCAATCCCGAGCTCGACAACTTCGACTTCGAGATGGTCCTCTTTGCCTCGGCCACCATCGACTACGACTACATCAAAAAGCTCATCTCCCGCTTCACCGAGGGCGGCGGCGCGGTCACGGGCACCGGCGGCCGGGTCGAGATGACCCGCCGCGAACTGATCGGGCTGATCGAGTCGGAGGCGCGGTTTGCCGACGACCGCGACTTGCTCACGGCATACATCAACTCGCTCGAGCCTGGCGTGGTGCTGAACATGGACGAGGTCGACGCCGAGATCGAGCGGTTCAAGGCCGAGCGGGCCGCGGGCGCGTTGGCCGAGGTGGCCAAGAAGCACAACGTCGCCTCCGAAACGCTGACGACGTTTGTCGACGAGATCGTGCGGACGGGGTCGTTCGACCCGGACCGCCTGACCGACCTCGCCGCCGCCCAGCCGGGGCTGAGCTACCTGCAGCGGACGCGGTGGGAGCTTTCGCTGA
The sequence above is drawn from the Planctomycetota bacterium genome and encodes:
- a CDS encoding Gfo/Idh/MocA family oxidoreductase → MRQPRILFVGGSGHHYLRRAVRSPGLGLIVIDPDAPGAAEAMAERVGFSVHAGDLASAIERHQPDVVSVGSVYGRAGDYTAAARRLGLPVVTDKPAAATWEQLELLEQLGGMIVTEFDWRAQPALLAARELVQSGELGQMVLAVAQKTYPLGNRPAFYKERTLYGGTMLWVASHGIDALRFVCGPLTPISARHGNAGSANIAPAEDHAVATFALADGGTAIAHADLARPTGFGTHGDDRLIVRCQGGEVEVRDGACTVTTDKALRVVELPSAAPLEQQLLSAVAGEGDGTFGTQETLKTARLLLQCRDLAD
- a CDS encoding type I restriction endonuclease subunit R, encoding MAAFSTEQLPHDFAAESHIERRLREQLAGLKYKVRDDITDRYGIECNFRRHFEALNRCTLTDGEFKRLLRDIVTPDVFAASKTLRAKHSFERDDGTPLNYTLVDLKDWCKNTYELVTQLRINTDNSHHRYDVILLVNGLPLVQIELKRHGTSPKRAIEQIVGYKNDPGNGYASTLLCFMQLFVVSNDTETFYFTNNDAKHFRFNAEERFLPVYRWADRDNKPITGLHKFADTFLPKCVLGRMISRYTVLLETEQKLLMMRPYQIYAVERILDRIEHNSGNGYIWHTTGSGKTLTSFKASTLLRDDDRIAKCLFVVDRKDLDKQTRDEFNRFQPGSVEENTSTATLVKRLLSTDKADKVIVTTIQKLALALNEASKRNKQRINKGKRSYADMLAPMSDERMAIIFDECHRSQFGDNHQTIKEFFPRAQLFGFTGTPIFPKNSTVKRIDGEEKKLRTTADLFGQCLHEYTITNAIEDRNVLRFHVDYFGRSDGARRKSGEANRQAVVDEILDKHDRATGDRRFNALFATGSINEAIAYYDLFNALQAGRRLQDEQFKPLKIACVFSPPGSVSQDVRQLQEDLPQELADYRTNPAEKLAALERIITDYNAAFGTNHATAEFDRYYQDVQSRIKLQQVPDADLPDKGAEKVDLVIVVDMLLTGFDSKYLNTLYVDKNLKHHGLIQAFSRTNRVLNATKPHGQILDFRGQQQRVDEAVTLFSGSTDQEPRTIWLVDPAPKVIDDLKAAKTDLVNFLQSQGIDATPEAVAGLKGDDARAQFVKRFKEVQRLAVQLDQYTDLTPDQKAQVRATLPESEQQGFKGVYLSTRQRLIDQQRQAGLTAKDNEPGQAQAAVNPELDNFDFEMVLFASATIDYDYIKKLISRFTEGGGAVTGTGGRVEMTRRELIGLIESEARFADDRDLLTAYINSLEPGVVLNMDEVDAEIERFKAERAAGALAEVAKKHNVASETLTTFVDEIVRTGSFDPDRLTDLAAAQPGLSYLQRTRWELSLMDAILPILHERANGRQIAGLESYEEEA